The segment AGTATGAAGTTGAGTGTCAGCCTTCCTGACGAAGATGTAGAGTTCCTTGATGCCTACGCCATCGAGCAAGGCATCGCGTCTCGCTCTGCGGTCTTACACCGGGCAGTGCGCTTCTTGCGGGGCGCACAACTTGGGGCGGCCTACGAGGATGCCTTCGCCGAGTGGGAGAACGAAGGAGAAGCCGCAGCTTGGGAAGTGACGGCTGGGGACGGGTTCGGAACCAATGCTGCGGGGTGAGATCCGCTTGGTTGATCTTGACTCGATTAGAGGTGCCGAGGCCAACAAGCGTCGACCCGCAGTAATCGTCAGTAATGACGGAGCCAACATGATCGCAGATCGCCTGGGCCATGGAGTCGTGACAATCGTTCCCGTAACGACGAACACTGCGCGCATCTACCCCTTCCAAGTTCTGCTCCTGGCTGCTGCTACAGGGCTCGAACGCGACTCAAAAGCCCAAGCCGAGCAGGTCCGAGCAGTGGCCGTCGAGCGTCTGGGCAACAGGATCGGAGTCGTGCCACCGGCGGTGATGGCAGATCTCGATGAAGCTCTGCGCCTCCACCTCGCCCTATAAGGCT is part of the Ferrimicrobium sp. genome and harbors:
- a CDS encoding ribbon-helix-helix domain-containing protein; protein product: MKLSVSLPDEDVEFLDAYAIEQGIASRSAVLHRAVRFLRGAQLGAAYEDAFAEWENEGEAAAWEVTAGDGFGTNAAG
- a CDS encoding type II toxin-antitoxin system PemK/MazF family toxin → MLRGEIRLVDLDSIRGAEANKRRPAVIVSNDGANMIADRLGHGVVTIVPVTTNTARIYPFQVLLLAAATGLERDSKAQAEQVRAVAVERLGNRIGVVPPAVMADLDEALRLHLAL